A single window of Vanessa tameamea isolate UH-Manoa-2023 chromosome 5, ilVanTame1 primary haplotype, whole genome shotgun sequence DNA harbors:
- the Bel gene encoding ATP-dependent RNA helicase DDX3X isoform X2, whose product MSNVTNQNGTGLEQQLAGLDLQPQAPRSTGRYIPPHLRRQLEAKGDEPKRSSLDSRPNDARDNRSSFGGNSRAYDRGGRRDDRDRDRDRDYDRGYDSRFPRRDRGRDAGYQNGDSERWAEPDRRGGSGGGGGGGAGGGGGVPPSPGGRAMAPSRDVRRDEDYNEPPPPRNDRWKEPEPRSDERSNSRWGSDDVRRTSSRRDENDWTVPLPRDERQELELFGTGNTGINFSKYEDIPVEASGENVPDFITNFEDVNLTEIMSTNIAAARYDKPTPVQKYAIPIVLGRRDVMACAQTGSGKTAAFLVPILNQMYEAGPVKHLGPIKRKQYPLGLVLAPTRELATQIYDEARKFAYRSRVRPCVVYGGSPIQDQFRELERGCHLLVATPGRLVDMLNRGRVALDYCRHLVLDEADRMLDMGFEPQIRKIVEGHTMPKTGERQTLMFSATFPKQIQVLAQDFLYNYVFLAVGRVGSTSENITQKVVWVEECDKRSFLLDLLNASNLLQRSKTEEDQLTLVFVETKKGADQLEEFLYADGYPVTSIHGDRSQREREEALRRFRSGQTPILVATAVAARGLDIPHVRHVINFDLPSDVEEYVHRIGRTGRMGNLGVATSFFNDSNRGLARELVELLIEAKQDVPNWLTSAAVDGRSGGGGRRTGSRSGGGRFASSSFGARDFRTQPRQAPRSAGPSGGFGYGGGGSYGGNYGGAYGGGGGGNGGGTDWWGDS is encoded by the exons ATGAGTAATGTTACCAACCAAAATGGAACAGGTCTAGAGCAGCAG CTTGCTGGTCTGGACTTGCAGCCTCAGGCTCCTAGGAGTACTGGCCGCTATATTCCTCCGCACCTGCGCAGGCAGTTGGAGGCaaaag GTGACGAACCTAAGCGTTCAAGCTTAGATTCTCGTCCTAACGACGCACGGGACAACCGTTCATCATTCGGAGGCAACTCTAGAGCCTACGACCGTGGTGGTCGGCGCGACGACCGCGACCGTGACCGCGACCGTGACTACGATCGCGGCTACGATTCGCGATTCCCGCGCAGGGACCGCG GTCGTGATGCCGGATATCAAAATGGCGACTCAGAGCGGTGGGCTGAGCCGGATCGCAGAGGCGGAAGCGGTGGAGGAGGCGGTGGCGGAGCCGGCGGGGGTGGAGGTGTGCCTCCAAGTCCCGGTGGGCGAGCCATGGCACCGTCGCGAGATGTGCGTCGCGACGAAGACTACAATGAGCCGCCACCACCTCGCAACGACCGCTGGAAAGAGCCGGAGCCGCGCTCCGACGAACGTTCAAATTCGCGCTGGGGTTCCGATGACGTGCGACGTACATCGTCTCGCAGGGACGAG AACGACTGGACAGTCCCGTTACCTCGCGACGAGCGGCAGGAGTTGGAGCTCTTTGGCACTGGAAACACAGGCATCAACTTCTCCAAATACGAGGATATACCAGTTGAGGCCAGCGGGGAGAACGTCCCGGACTTCATtacaaat TTTGAGGATGTTAACCTGACGGAAATAATGAGCACGAACATAGCAGCCGCACGCTACGACAAGCCGACACCGGTGCAGAAGTACGCGATACCGATAGTACTGGGCCGGAGAGACGTGATGGCGTGCGCGCAGACCGGCTCCGGCAAGACCGCAGCCTTCCTTGTGCCCATCCTCAACCAGATGTACGAAGCAGGACCCGTTAAACACTTAGG gCCAATCAAACGCAAACAGTATCCCCTCGGCTTAGTGCTGGCACCTACTCGCGAGCTGGCCACACAGATTTACGATGAGGCTAGAAAGTTTGCATACCGTTCCCGCGTGAGACCTTGCGTCGT ATATGGCGGTTCACCAATCCAAGACCAGTTCCGTGAACTGGAGCGTGGCTGCCACCTTCTGGTCGCGACGCCAGGCCGTCTCGTCGACATGCTGAACCGAGGACGAGTAGCGCTTGACTACTGCCGCCATCTTGTGCTCGACGAGGCCGACCGCATGTTGGACATGGGTTTCGAACCCCAGATCCGTAAGATTGTTGAAGGACATACGATGCCCAAGACCGGCGAGCGACAGACCCTCATGTTCTCCGCCACTTTCCCCAAGCAGATACAAGTCTTAGCTCAAGACTTTCTTTACAACTACGTGTTCCTCGCCGTTGGACGCGTCGGATCTACTTCCGAAAATATTACTCAAAAG GTTGTATGGGTAGAAGAGTGTGATAAGCGATCGTTCTTATTGGATTTACTCAACGCGTCCAATTTGCTGCAACGCTCAAAAACTGAAGAAGACCAGCTAACGCTTGTCTTTGTGGAAACAAAAAAAG GTGCGGATCAGCTAGAGGAGTTCCTGTACGCAGACGGGTACCCAGTGACTTCCATTCACGGTGATCGCTCGCAACGGGAGCGTGAGGAGGCCCTTCGTCGCTTCAGATCAGGACAGACGCCAATACTGGTCGCCACCGCTGTTGCCGCTAGAG GTTTGGATATTCCGCATGTACGTCATGTTATCAACTTCGACCTGCCGTCCGATGTCGAGGAATACGTGCATCGTATCGGTCGTACGGGCCGTATGGGTAACCTCGGTGTTGCCACATCCTTCTTCAATGACTCCAACCGCGGTCTTGCAAGGGAACTCGTGGAGTTGCTCATCGAGGCTAAACAAGATGTTCCCAA ttggtTAACGAGTGCAGCGGTAGACGGTCGTTCTGGCGGCGGCGGTCGGCGAACGGGAAGTCGTTCCGGCGGCGGTCGCTTCGCATCAAGCAGCTTCGGCGCCCGCGATTTCCGTACACAGCCGCGACAGGCGCCACGCTCCGCAGGACCCTCTGGCG gtTTTGGATACGGCGGCGGCGGTTCATACGGTGGCAACTACGGCGGGGCGTACGGCGGAGGTGGCGGCGGCAACGGCGGCGGCACCGACTGGTGGGGCGATTCGTAA
- the Bel gene encoding ATP-dependent RNA helicase DDX3X isoform X1 — translation MSNVTNQNGTGLEQQLAGLDLQPQAPRSTGRYIPPHLRRQLEAKGDEPKRSSLDSRPNDARDNRSSFGGNSRAYDRGGRRDDRDRDRDRDYDRGYDSRFPRRDRGEYIGRDAGYQNGDSERWAEPDRRGGSGGGGGGGAGGGGGVPPSPGGRAMAPSRDVRRDEDYNEPPPPRNDRWKEPEPRSDERSNSRWGSDDVRRTSSRRDENDWTVPLPRDERQELELFGTGNTGINFSKYEDIPVEASGENVPDFITNFEDVNLTEIMSTNIAAARYDKPTPVQKYAIPIVLGRRDVMACAQTGSGKTAAFLVPILNQMYEAGPVKHLGPIKRKQYPLGLVLAPTRELATQIYDEARKFAYRSRVRPCVVYGGSPIQDQFRELERGCHLLVATPGRLVDMLNRGRVALDYCRHLVLDEADRMLDMGFEPQIRKIVEGHTMPKTGERQTLMFSATFPKQIQVLAQDFLYNYVFLAVGRVGSTSENITQKVVWVEECDKRSFLLDLLNASNLLQRSKTEEDQLTLVFVETKKGADQLEEFLYADGYPVTSIHGDRSQREREEALRRFRSGQTPILVATAVAARGLDIPHVRHVINFDLPSDVEEYVHRIGRTGRMGNLGVATSFFNDSNRGLARELVELLIEAKQDVPNWLTSAAVDGRSGGGGRRTGSRSGGGRFASSSFGARDFRTQPRQAPRSAGPSGGFGYGGGGSYGGNYGGAYGGGGGGNGGGTDWWGDS, via the exons ATGAGTAATGTTACCAACCAAAATGGAACAGGTCTAGAGCAGCAG CTTGCTGGTCTGGACTTGCAGCCTCAGGCTCCTAGGAGTACTGGCCGCTATATTCCTCCGCACCTGCGCAGGCAGTTGGAGGCaaaag GTGACGAACCTAAGCGTTCAAGCTTAGATTCTCGTCCTAACGACGCACGGGACAACCGTTCATCATTCGGAGGCAACTCTAGAGCCTACGACCGTGGTGGTCGGCGCGACGACCGCGACCGTGACCGCGACCGTGACTACGATCGCGGCTACGATTCGCGATTCCCGCGCAGGGACCGCGGTGAGTACATAG GTCGTGATGCCGGATATCAAAATGGCGACTCAGAGCGGTGGGCTGAGCCGGATCGCAGAGGCGGAAGCGGTGGAGGAGGCGGTGGCGGAGCCGGCGGGGGTGGAGGTGTGCCTCCAAGTCCCGGTGGGCGAGCCATGGCACCGTCGCGAGATGTGCGTCGCGACGAAGACTACAATGAGCCGCCACCACCTCGCAACGACCGCTGGAAAGAGCCGGAGCCGCGCTCCGACGAACGTTCAAATTCGCGCTGGGGTTCCGATGACGTGCGACGTACATCGTCTCGCAGGGACGAG AACGACTGGACAGTCCCGTTACCTCGCGACGAGCGGCAGGAGTTGGAGCTCTTTGGCACTGGAAACACAGGCATCAACTTCTCCAAATACGAGGATATACCAGTTGAGGCCAGCGGGGAGAACGTCCCGGACTTCATtacaaat TTTGAGGATGTTAACCTGACGGAAATAATGAGCACGAACATAGCAGCCGCACGCTACGACAAGCCGACACCGGTGCAGAAGTACGCGATACCGATAGTACTGGGCCGGAGAGACGTGATGGCGTGCGCGCAGACCGGCTCCGGCAAGACCGCAGCCTTCCTTGTGCCCATCCTCAACCAGATGTACGAAGCAGGACCCGTTAAACACTTAGG gCCAATCAAACGCAAACAGTATCCCCTCGGCTTAGTGCTGGCACCTACTCGCGAGCTGGCCACACAGATTTACGATGAGGCTAGAAAGTTTGCATACCGTTCCCGCGTGAGACCTTGCGTCGT ATATGGCGGTTCACCAATCCAAGACCAGTTCCGTGAACTGGAGCGTGGCTGCCACCTTCTGGTCGCGACGCCAGGCCGTCTCGTCGACATGCTGAACCGAGGACGAGTAGCGCTTGACTACTGCCGCCATCTTGTGCTCGACGAGGCCGACCGCATGTTGGACATGGGTTTCGAACCCCAGATCCGTAAGATTGTTGAAGGACATACGATGCCCAAGACCGGCGAGCGACAGACCCTCATGTTCTCCGCCACTTTCCCCAAGCAGATACAAGTCTTAGCTCAAGACTTTCTTTACAACTACGTGTTCCTCGCCGTTGGACGCGTCGGATCTACTTCCGAAAATATTACTCAAAAG GTTGTATGGGTAGAAGAGTGTGATAAGCGATCGTTCTTATTGGATTTACTCAACGCGTCCAATTTGCTGCAACGCTCAAAAACTGAAGAAGACCAGCTAACGCTTGTCTTTGTGGAAACAAAAAAAG GTGCGGATCAGCTAGAGGAGTTCCTGTACGCAGACGGGTACCCAGTGACTTCCATTCACGGTGATCGCTCGCAACGGGAGCGTGAGGAGGCCCTTCGTCGCTTCAGATCAGGACAGACGCCAATACTGGTCGCCACCGCTGTTGCCGCTAGAG GTTTGGATATTCCGCATGTACGTCATGTTATCAACTTCGACCTGCCGTCCGATGTCGAGGAATACGTGCATCGTATCGGTCGTACGGGCCGTATGGGTAACCTCGGTGTTGCCACATCCTTCTTCAATGACTCCAACCGCGGTCTTGCAAGGGAACTCGTGGAGTTGCTCATCGAGGCTAAACAAGATGTTCCCAA ttggtTAACGAGTGCAGCGGTAGACGGTCGTTCTGGCGGCGGCGGTCGGCGAACGGGAAGTCGTTCCGGCGGCGGTCGCTTCGCATCAAGCAGCTTCGGCGCCCGCGATTTCCGTACACAGCCGCGACAGGCGCCACGCTCCGCAGGACCCTCTGGCG gtTTTGGATACGGCGGCGGCGGTTCATACGGTGGCAACTACGGCGGGGCGTACGGCGGAGGTGGCGGCGGCAACGGCGGCGGCACCGACTGGTGGGGCGATTCGTAA